aacaaaaaaactaattatcaaataatcatttttattgttttatcttaaaaaaccgACAACTTCTTTCCTTCCACTGCCACATCTTTGCTCCTCCAATTTAAGTGCCTTCATAAGTTCGTCATTTAAAGATTCAGCAGCAGAAAGACCAAGTTGGATACAATTGAACATAGTATCCTTATGTAAAGAACCATTACCAACTGTGTGAATATTAGAAATGTAACCTAAAAGAATTGACAAAAGAACTAGTTTAAATccttcaaaaataaagtttaaagggATACTACTTTTTCCATCACGTCTCGAAACTCCAACAACTACACTAGCCGAACTACATTCTTCCTCTTCGGCCGATGGATCCACTATGCAGGAATCACCAATCTTACAAACGGTTACGACTATCGGAACGCAATCGGTGTCAATCCGGGTGCAATCGTAAGGATCGTCGGATATAATCAAATCAGCTTGACCTGCATCCATTAGAGCTGCTGTCACTCGgggtatttttgtattgttaagagCAGCTTTTGCGGCTAAGGAAACAGCATCGAACAGATTGCCTCCACATTCTAAAATCTAACTCAACCAATTAACAAGGTTCTTTATCAAGGTTTGGTGCAAAACATACCAAAATGTCAACATAAAGTTTCCAGCATTGTTGCCCTGGAAGAATGCAAAGGGATTTCAGATCGAAAGCTAGAGACGATTCGTAGGAATTGGCAAGTGTAAATGCCAACTCAAGTGCCAGATCTTCTCCACCACGTCCTTCGAATTCAGGAGTTGCATTTGCTGAGCTAAAAATCAGcgagataaaacaaaaacaaccgaAAACAAATGCTGTAAATGTTGAATTACCagtcaacaaaaaattcaatttttcctttGTCAGGAGTACGAAATGATGGAACATCAATTTCTGTTTTAACGCCAACCAAGACATCTGTATTGGCTAATCTAAGGCGCGCTGAACCACTCGCATTGCTAACCACGTCGGTTTCAAGTTCCATCGGACGATAGTCACATCTCGAACGACCATCACAACGGAAATCCTCCTGGaattcataaatatataaaattaaaagccttaaaataaaaattgtaatttaattacTTCAACACCATGAAGAATAAATGTTTTTTCAGCTTCGCTTAAAGCAATATTAGccatgttttgtatttattcggTGGAATcagtttaaaaagttgaaatcaaaatatggcacaaacttttgtaaataaattttaaggttATGTTTGGAGTTTTTGACATTA
This window of the Eupeodes corollae chromosome 3, idEupCoro1.1, whole genome shotgun sequence genome carries:
- the LOC129950880 gene encoding exosome complex component RRP42, with the translated sequence MANIALSEAEKTFILHGVEEDFRCDGRSRCDYRPMELETDVVSNASGSARLRLANTDVLVGVKTEIDVPSFRTPDKGKIEFFVDCSANATPEFEGRGGEDLALELAFTLANSYESSLAFDLKSLCILPGQQCWKLYVDILILECGGNLFDAVSLAAKAALNNTKIPRVTAALMDAGQADLIISDDPYDCTRIDTDCVPIVVTVCKIGDSCIVDPSAEEEECSSASVVVGVSRRDGKSYISNIHTVGNGSLHKDTMFNCIQLGLSAAESLNDELMKALKLEEQRCGSGRKEVVGFLR